The genomic window GGTGACGGCGCTCCTCCTGGTGCTGGTGGCGCTCCTTACCTACCTGATTTACATAGCCCTCTTCAACAGCGACCAGAAGGTCATCATGAACTTCGTCTATCCCGCGCTCCTACTGCCGGCGATGTCGCTCGTAGGCCTGGGCTATCGCTTCGCCGCCGAGCGCACCGACCGCCGGGAACTGGGCGACCTTTTCGGCCGCTATGCCTCGCCCCAGGTCATGCAGCAGCTCACCGAGTCTGCCGACCGCGGCGAGCTGAACCTGGGCGGCACCCTGCGCGAGGTCACGGTGCTGTTCGCGGACCTCCGGGGCTTCACTGGCGTCTCGGAACGCCTTCCCCCGGACGAGGTCGTCCGATTCCTGAACGCCGCCTTCGACATCATGATCACCAGCATCGTCCGGAACGAGGGCATCGTTAACAAGTTCGGCGGCGACATGGTCATGGGCGTATGGAACGCCCCTAACGATGTCGACGACCACGCCGTCAAGGCTTGCCGCGCCGCCGCGGAGGCCCTGGCCGAAATGGCCGCCAGGAACCTGTCCATCCCCGACGACCCGGACGCGAAGTTCGGCTTCGGGATCAACTCCGGAGAGGCAGTTGCGGGGAACGTCGGTTCTGCCGGCCGCCTCGAGTACAGCGTAATCGGCGACCCCGTGAACGTCGGCTCGCGGCTCTGCGGCATCGCCGGCGGGGGCGAGATCTACATCGGCGAGCGCACCCGGGAGTTGGCCGGCAATCGCGTTGAGGTCGAGCCCCTGGGTCCCCAGACCCTCAAGGGGCGCAGCCGGCCCGTCGAGACGTATCGAGTGCTCAGCGTCGAAGGACGTGTCGTGGTGAGTCAGCCCCTTGCCGCGGCGGGGTCCTGATGCGGCTTCGCCGGCGCGTCCTGTCCGTCCTGGGCCTGGGCCCGCTGTTCTTCGTGGCCTCGATCCTCTTACCCCTCGGTGCCGCCCTCTACCTCATCTTCTTCGCTGAGGCGCCGGTACCCATAACCAGCGCCATCCTCTCGACCGTCAACAACGTAGTCGAGGTACAGGGGGTCAACGAAACGGACTTCCGGCGGGCGGAGGAGCAGCAGGTCCTGGTGTCGGGCGATGGCGTCAGGACCTCTAAAGAAGGCAGGGGCGTCATCACCTTCGTCGATGAGAGCAGCATCGTCCTCGAGCCTGACAGCCAGCTGCGAATTCTCCCTCCGGCCCGGCGAGGCGGAGGCCTGATTAACCGCTTCAGTCAGTCGTTCGGGACGTCCTGGTCTCAGCTGTCGGCGCTGGCCGGAGGCAGCTACGAGATCAATACTCCAGCCGGAGTAATCTCGGTACGCGAGGGCGCCATCCTCCGGGTCGGCGTGGGACGCACCGAGGAGGGCAGGGCCGCGGTGCAGGTCGTCGTCCTCGAGGGCGAAGCGGAAGTACGGTCCTCCGCGGGCGACGGGCGCTCGGTCGTGGTCGGGGCCGGCGAGACGGTCCGCGCCGTCGAAGGCGAAGGAGTCGCAGACCCGGAGGCCTTCGTGCCAGACAACGAGATCGTCCTGCGTCTTTTCTCCCCCTTCTTCATGCTCGTAGCCGAGCCTGCCTCCGGGCTCTCGACCGGCCTC from Dehalococcoidia bacterium includes these protein-coding regions:
- a CDS encoding FecR family protein, producing the protein MRLRRRVLSVLGLGPLFFVASILLPLGAALYLIFFAEAPVPITSAILSTVNNVVEVQGVNETDFRRAEEQQVLVSGDGVRTSKEGRGVITFVDESSIVLEPDSQLRILPPARRGGGLINRFSQSFGTSWSQLSALAGGSYEINTPAGVISVREGAILRVGVGRTEEGRAAVQVVVLEGEAEVRSSAGDGRSVVVGAGETVRAVEGEGVADPEAFVPDNEIVLRLFSPFFMLVAEPASGLSTGLLPPGIALRQIPLSATTAGGVDPQTVRLNEVRPGTYTIYLLPKRQGGFFTVTADGRSLQGPIFADARDGETEGCEWLYLLLTVDLDAEGLLSFGELQGPFPLTRMPGVIGREIDSDCPPPRPIAQVAAAQATPTPPPTAVPPTPVPTQPPPPTEVPEEPTQVPTAAPSPTARATSEPEFPEPTMAPTVAPTPPPRPDIGITPIEESVAGSFDPGLPLLLAMAPGVGYAIVAALRRRGVRR